The Bacteroidota bacterium region TATGGATGCTGCTGCATGCGTTTCTGATTGTGGACCTTCATTTTCTCCGCTACGGCTCTGTTCAATTCCTCCAGCGAATAGAAACGTTCGTTGCGCAAAGGGGCATAGACCCTCTGATAGACAAGCTTCACATGATCCTCGACAAGACTTTTGTCCTTTGGGTGTACCGGACGTGCCGGCAAGACAACGCAGCCATAATGGTTTGCAAGGTCCTCCATGACGCGGTTGATCTCCGGTTCATAGGGGTCGGTCTTGATGACGGCGGATTTCAGGTTGTCCGGGACAATTATTTTTGGAACGCCTCCAATGGATCTGAAACAGCTTGCAATGGCATACACCAGATCCTCGCTTCTTTGAGAGGGAACGCCCAGAGCGTAGCCATAGTCCGTTGCGGGCATACATGCGACAAACATCTGAACCGTAATGATCTCGCCCGTCTCCATGTCGGTGTACTCCATCGTGTCCCCGGCAAAGTCTATGAAGATCTTCTCTCCACCAACAAAGGTGTCCTTCAAAACGGTTGAGGACCTTTCTTCTTCGGCCAACTTGTTCTGCCTGCAGTGAAAGCGGAACTGCGTAAGAGAGTATCCCTCTGGGTTCTCCGCCTTGTATTCCTCCCACAGGAGCTTGAGAGTTACATGTTTGCGAGCCTCTTCCTTTTTCAGGTAAGGGAGTTTCTCCTTAAGCTGCTCAAAACGCATATCCGTGTAGGCCGGACTGCCGCCGGTCATGCGGTGCTCCAGCACGGGGTCGTCAAGCCTGAGAAGTCTGTTGATGTTCATACTGTCGGATTCCGCACGTTTGACGTAGCGGTTCACCGTTTCCTTGTTCATCTCCAATTGCGTGGCTATCTTACGGTTGGATACCCCATCCAGATGCAACTGGAGCACTTGTTTGATCTTGCTCATTTCTTTTGTCTTTCCTGCCATGACTTTGATTATGCTTACTTGGGTACTGTTACACAGCACAAAGTAAACCGGACAAAAGTGAACGGACATGCTCCGTTTTTTAAAAAGTCTGGATAAGTGAACGGCAATGCTCCGTTTTGCTTTATCATCCAGTTCCTTACGAAGACAAATTGGGTGGCAATGCTCCGTTTTTAGGTGGATTTTTGCCTTACCAGAATTGTCTGGGTGGTAATGCTCCGTTTTTTTGTCTGTTTTTGCCTGTTCTTGCAGGAAATGAACGGACATGCTCCGTTTTTTAGGCCCTTTTTAGGACAAAAAGAAGGTTATTGAACTCCGTCTTTTTGGGTGGGTATGCTCCGATTTTTCCACGACAGAATCCGCCGGTAGGTTTGCAGCCGTTGAAACCAACATGATCACGTTTCCCGCACTGTGTCTATCCCTGACAGTTAGTGGTAATTTTGAATTTTTGGAAAAAGTAATTGAACAGAAAAGTAACTCGTGGGTTAATAATATTGGATAAATATTTAATAAATTTTAAAATCATATATTATTTCATACTTTTGTACAATAATCAAGTATGGCAATAGTTAAAAGATTAAATTAAAAGGAAGGTTATGAGTACCATATTGGAAAGTTTAAAGTCATACTTTCAAAACAATTCCAGAGAGCAAATAGAAAGGGATTGGGCTGAATTTGAAAAGTACGATAAAATAGGACTTAAAGTAGATGAGTTTTTAGAACGATGCAAATTGTTATATGAACAAGATACAAAAGATACCTACTGGGAATATAATTGTTTAAATCAAATAATTAAAAATCCGAAGTTCGCTTCGGATTTTTTTTTAATTTAGTTTTCTAAAATTAACTATGACATTAAATGAATAAAGCCGCATTTACTTTAGAAAAATATCGATTTGAGAAAGTAATGATTGATTTTTCAAAAAAATCATCAAATGATTTAGACATCGGTTTTGAACCGTCTGGAAAATTTTTCTCGTCTGACTCTAGTTATGAACTAAAATTTGTATTTATTGCTCATAACGAAAATCCGAAAAATGCATTTGTTCAAATTGAATGTATTGCTCAGTTTAAATTTGAAGAAAACATAAAATTTGAAGAGATCCCATCCTATTTTTACAG contains the following coding sequences:
- a CDS encoding protein-export chaperone SecB, giving the protein MNKAAFTLEKYRFEKVMIDFSKKSSNDLDIGFEPSGKFFSSDSSYELKFVFIAHNENPKNAFVQIECIAQFKFEENIKFEEIPSYFYRNSIAIIFPYVRAFISTVTLQANIPPIVIPTMNLSSLENPLKENTIQI
- the istA gene encoding IS21 family transposase, giving the protein MAGKTKEMSKIKQVLQLHLDGVSNRKIATQLEMNKETVNRYVKRAESDSMNINRLLRLDDPVLEHRMTGGSPAYTDMRFEQLKEKLPYLKKEEARKHVTLKLLWEEYKAENPEGYSLTQFRFHCRQNKLAEEERSSTVLKDTFVGGEKIFIDFAGDTMEYTDMETGEIITVQMFVACMPATDYGYALGVPSQRSEDLVYAIASCFRSIGGVPKIIVPDNLKSAVIKTDPYEPEINRVMEDLANHYGCVVLPARPVHPKDKSLVEDHVKLVYQRVYAPLRNERFYSLEELNRAVAEKMKVHNQKRMQQHPYTREEQFLAIEKPELRPLPSADFEIRSYTQLKVGVNGCIYLGRDKHYYSVPHSFIGQKVKVIYTRTLVKVYCQGECVATHQRDYSAGHYTLVREHLASNSLAYRDRSPEYYVTRGKKAMDELGQVIEYMFATATVPPETFYRSCEGLLHLQRTTDPNLFRKACETALIYQKYRYPFVLQLVKSKCKGVEEVNETESIDCIPAHPDHANIRGKEQFK